A window from Argopecten irradians isolate NY chromosome 3, Ai_NY, whole genome shotgun sequence encodes these proteins:
- the LOC138318896 gene encoding membrane progestin receptor alpha-B-like, with the protein MKETSDRIRYISDYLRTSFSEFLKLQPTLHRDDVPVILHEPAIVKYYRPTNQPWRYYLISLFQIHNETVNVWTHLIGFVIMWCILGKLSADYDVWTERHSWPMLVFGLCCVISTMTSACVHLLHSRSVYHHYSLFMVDYVGATVYSFGSGIQAFYVCSDKGTYEFVGSMYLPTLTFMTWLNYVVLCLSKLMFGHNPCDGRRKLIMIAMMTVQAALVTLPFGPRYYRCYLSDSCSFSSLNHLTVSWFLFISCAFFFGSHLPEKLCPGKCDILGQGHQIFHVISVINQMWQFHSMRLDLASGASDHTEPDIVNIMAAFTLLLLTDIISYVLLKKRIPDFAKEEKQS; encoded by the coding sequence ATGAAGGAAACAAGTGACCGCATTAGATATATTTCTGATTACTTACGAACATCGTTCTCGGAATTTCTGAAGTTGCAACCGACACTTCATAGAGATGATGTTCCTGTTATACTCCACGAGCCGGCCATTGTGAAGTATTACAGACCAACAAATCAGCCATGGCGATACTATCTAATCAGCCTTTTTCAGATTCACAACGAGACCGTCAATGTATGGACACATTTGATTGGCTTTGTGATTATGTGGTGTATTCTGGGGAAATTATCAGCGGACTATGACGTATGGACGGAGCGCCATTCCTGGCCAATGTTAGTTTTTGGACTGTGCTGTGTAATATCTACGATGACAAGTGCATGCGTCCATTTGCTCCATTCTCGGTCGGTATACCACCACTATAGTTTGTTTATGGTTGACTATGTTGGTGCTACTGTCTACTCATTCGGCTCAGGTATACAGGCGTTTTACGTATGCTCGGATAAAGGTACATACGAGTTCGTAGGTTCGATGTATCTACCGACACTGACATTCATGACATGGCTTAACTATGTTGTACTCTGCCTTTCTAAATTGATGTTCGGTCATAATCCTTGTGATGGTAGAAGGAAACTCATCATGATAGCGATGATGACGGTGCAAGCAGCACTCGTCACTCTTCCGTTTGGACCTCGATACTATCGGTGCTATCTCAGCGATTCGTGCTCATTTTCTTCGCTGAATCACTTAACTGTTAGTTGGTTTTTATTCATCTCTTGTGCTTTCTTCTTTGGAAGTCATCTACCTGAAAAGTTATGTCCAGGTAAATGTGACATTCTAGGACAAGGACATCAAATCTTCCATGTCATCAGTGTCATTAATCAGATGTGGCAATTCCATTCTATGCGGCTTGACCTTGCTTCGGGAGCGTCGGACCACACAGAACCAGACATAGTAAATATCATGGCTGCTTTCACGTTGCTTCTACTTACGGACATCATATCTTACGTGCTGTTGAAGAAACGCATACCTGATTTTGCCAAGGAGGAAAAACAGTCGTAA